In the genome of Conger conger chromosome 8, fConCon1.1, whole genome shotgun sequence, one region contains:
- the pmch gene encoding pro-MCH, with product MARPTNSAYTVVFAMALFSRCYIMAASSAIPTGQQDEGWTEQDFNTAMGGETMPGNSIGALATIQNPTWDSGLFERKKVFIITNFGLQSSDLLQAQQFPHTQEAGATSDEQINIKLRRGADEQIPKKTDMHNCMLGRMYRPCWQQ from the exons ATGGCAAGACCAACCAACTCCGCTTACACAGTGGTTTTCGCCATGGCACTGTTCTCCAGGTGCTACATAATGGCCGCCTCCAGCGCCATACCCACCGGACAGCAGGATGAAGGATGGACAGAGCAGGACTTCAATACAGCCATGGGTGGAGAGACCATGCCGGGGAACTCCATCGGCGCCCTGGCCACCATCCAGAACCCAACCTGGGACAGTGGCCTGTTTGAGAGGAAAAAGGTCTTCATCATCACA AATTTTGGTCTTCAGAGCTCAGACCTTCTTCAAGCACAACAGTTCCCACACACGCAGGAAGCAGGAGCCACCTCAGATGAACAGATCAACATCAAGTTGCGCAGAGGGGCAGATGAGCAAATCCCCAAGAAGACAGACA TGCAcaactgcatgctgggaagaaTGTACAGACCCTGCTGGCAGCAGTAG